The genomic region CTGTCGGAAATCTTGCGCGATGTCCGGCTTAAAGGAATAATATTTCTCGGCGCGCCTGAGAATACGCACAACGCAGTCTCGGTTTTTAAAAATCTATATGATGGAGAAATTCCTTTTCCGATTTTTTCATTTTTTCCTCAAGACGATGTTCTCGGAATGGAATGGACGGCCGACTTTGTGCTTGACGAGGCCAGGCCTCAGGACGCCGTTCCCGACATGGAAGAATCGGTGGTAGTTACGGATGAAGTATCTTTGCTGCTTGATTCTTCCGTGCGATATATGACGCTGCTTGACAGTCCGTTGCCGCCCGATTCCGATCTTATTCTCCACGTCAGAGCTATTGCCGGAAAATACGGAAAAATAAGCAGGTATGTGGATCCCGAAACTGGACTTCTTTCCGTAAATCATTTTGTTTTAAAAGCGTATGAATAAATTAGTTCAACTTCGATCAAAGCTGATAGGCTCGGACGAAGACGCGCTTAAACTTTCCGAAGCGGACAGCGCGGATATTCTGGTAATTTCAGATTCTCACGGTAATAAAAACATTCTTTTTGAAATATTAAGCAGTTTCGGGAAAGATAGCGACGCTCTTGTTTTTTGCGGCGACGGGGCGGGAGATGTGGCGTTTATGCTCGATAGGGCAAGCATGGATATCGCTTTTTCGGAGTATATTCCGCCCGTAGTCGCCGTTGTTCGCGGCAATAACGACGGCGGTTGTTTTTCCGTGCAGTTTGCCTCTGGCGCGGGACGCTTCGAAGCGGAAAACGGATACGAGCGCAGCGTTATACTGGACAGCCTTGTTTTACCGGTTTGTTTGCACAAGATATTTATAACGCACGGGCACAGGTATTATTCCGCAGAAAACCTGTATTACGCCGCAAAAAAGGCGGGCGCGTATGCGGCGCTTTATGGGCACACGCACATTGCGTGCAAAATTGAAAGGAAAGGCGCAGTTTTGGTAAACCCCGGAAGCTGCAGTTTTCCGCGCGGAGGAATGCCGCCGTCTTTTGCCCGGATATTTGTCCGAAAAAACATGGAAGACATTAAAGTTGTTTTTTATAAGATAGAAATTTACGGCGGCAAATTAAGGTATGTTCCGTTCGAGCCGGGGTTCAATTTTTACTAGCCGAGAATAGCGCGCGGTACTTTTTTAATCGCTGGAATTATGAACAAAGAGCGTACGAACGGCGCGCGATCGAAAATTGAAATTTTCTCCTGCGTGCAAGCCCGACTTATTTTTAAATGCCCTGTGACAAAGGAAATCCCGAATAATCGTGCCCGGGATATACGAGGGTGTCGCCGGGAAGCGTTTGTTTTAAGTGCTCCAAGCTTTTTAATATGGCGCTTTCGCTTCCGCCGTATAGATCCGTCCTTCCCCATGATTGAAAGAAAAGCGTATCTCCTGAAATGAGCTCCTTACGGGTTTTGTTGTACAGGCAAATAGACCCCTTAGTGTGTCCCGGAGTGTGTATCACAGTCCATTGAGATAAAAGCTTAAAGTTTTCTTCCGCCTTTTCCGTGTTTTCTTTACAAAGATTAAGACAATGCTCTTTACCGAAGGCTTTTCCAAGATCGTCGCCGTCGTTGAGTAAAATATCCGCTTCGGGAAGGCTTGCAAGAAAAGGTATAAGGCTAAGTC from Treponema parvum harbors:
- a CDS encoding MBL fold metallo-hydrolase codes for the protein MKTIRTGPIQVNTCIVPLAENFVFIVDPAGCKASGDATAITDYLAKNFLVPVAVVLTHGHFDHVIGLSAIKEAYPAIKIAIHKDDALSLGQGGVEFHRLCLEPMGGLSLIPFLASLPEADILLNDGDDLGKAFGKEHCLNLCKENTEKAEENFKLLSQWTVIHTPGHTKGSICLYNKTRKELISGDTLFFQSWGRTDLYGGSESAILKSLEHLKQTLPGDTLVYPGHDYSGFPLSQGI
- a CDS encoding YfcE family phosphodiesterase, yielding MNKLVQLRSKLIGSDEDALKLSEADSADILVISDSHGNKNILFEILSSFGKDSDALVFCGDGAGDVAFMLDRASMDIAFSEYIPPVVAVVRGNNDGGCFSVQFASGAGRFEAENGYERSVILDSLVLPVCLHKIFITHGHRYYSAENLYYAAKKAGAYAALYGHTHIACKIERKGAVLVNPGSCSFPRGGMPPSFARIFVRKNMEDIKVVFYKIEIYGGKLRYVPFEPGFNFY